AagcaaatgttttttgttttttttttaaaatacatcaaaccTCATTTCACTGCCTTTCACAATTcattttgacaatattttaaATCCCTTAAAatcctaaaaacaaacaaacaaaaaataaaatagttaaacatgtttgaatattttacattttacatttatattgtaAAGTACCATTGAATTATCCcttttaaatttgatttcatttacatttttctttatttgtgtgttttgtttgttttgtttgtttatttattctgttCCTCAGAATGAACTTGTGGTATTGATTTTAATATGTTATCCTATCCATTGTTCTATTGATTGTTGTATTGGACATTTAAGTGCCTTGTTTCCTGTATATACTgtgcactttacatttgtttaGATGTTGTACATTTTTAACTAGACActgacaaaaatgaaataaaatgttgtgGATATGACTAAAACTGAAGTATTAAGTTcaattatataaatacacatatataaaGTTGGCctatttatatttacaaaaacgCATTTGTCTTCCAAGCCCATTCATCTTCCATCTTCGCTACACTATTACATCTGATGAAAGATGGATATATGATGGCACCAGTAGGGTTGATCGCagttattcacatttattttcaaataaatccactgaaaattaaatattttaaacaaatccTAAGAACATGTTCTAAAATTTCTGTTTTCTTCAACCATAACAACTTCTATCTCGagaaaattacatttagattatattctatattttttttaaaaaatccatcAAAATACTGTTatgtgaacaaaacaaaaaaaatatattgttgtgACGGTCAAAGGAAAAAACCGTGTATTGATGTATGACTATGTAAAGCACTGAAACATACACATTTCTGCCAaagaattttaaaataaaagtgaatgttttaatttgaaacctTGATATGGAGCTCAAAGAGTTGGTTCTctatcaataatcaataatacaTTCACACTACATTCCACTACTCTGAAACATGCTAAAATGTTTAGGACAACCCAGAAAGTCCCTCAAAGTCACTCAATAAGTAACTACAGTGGACTTCACTAATGCAGCTTTTAAATGTGATTGTGTTTAAAGGTTTATCCTGTAGAGACCCCCAATGGAGAATAAGAGAACTGTATTTGTGTATGTAGTTGTTTTAATTATCTGATGTATCATTGGGATTTAAAAACGATTCCCCCCTTTTAATCATGATAATTAGATCTTTTCCATTCTTATATATAATACATACTTAGAGCCAAAACTTTGTATTTCTGCATTATGTGGTACTGAATTGTGAGTAGTCAGTTTGTACAGTAATAGTTCATTGGGGTTTGTGCTAAACAGCTTCAGGTTCAGTggttttttcattatatatacaGGCACATCATTGCAGAAAACCCACcgattaaattatgtttttcagtgTCACCTGATCACAGTTAGTACtaataaagatatataaaataacaataagattttttttattattgtatatattttgaTTAGTACAGTTCAAGATTAGCCCGACCCATCAGACAACgttcaaaatacataaataaaaaaatatatatatatactgtatatatacctgtttttggaggaaaaaaagccataaaaatgaatacattattGAGATTATTCATCTTTCAGTTGtatgacaattttgaaagtgtgtaatatgttttcttttttgtgtgtatttaatcaaaatcatataacgacattaatttattaacagcaggatgctgaaaattgattatttgtaactgtaatgtaggaaaaggggtaggattaatacatttatacatCCACCCACTCCCTTTCAAACCCAAAACAtatgtgtatgcagtaatatatgtaatttcgttatttttttcatccatccatccattttatgacccgcttgttcctgtttttcagggtcatgggggtctgccggtgtctatctccggctcacaccGGATGtcaggcgggggtacaccctggacagggcgcctgTCCATCTCAGGGCCACACACTctcagacaaccactcacacacacattcatcacCAAACACAGTCATGTTTTTCGGATTGTGGGAGGATGCCGGAGTATCCAGAGGAAatccacgcagcacggggagtgcaagcaaactccacacagaaaggacccaagtgttcACCGCAGGGTGGAGAGaagccatctgcatcaaatattttgtttattgtaatatagtggggggttttttgtgttcttgcatttgtttgaaataaaacagtattaaaaACCTATGATGGACTGCTGGCTTTTCTAAGGTGTTCCATGTCTCACACCCTTAGGATTCTGAGAGTGTGTTAGATCATAGCACCATGTGCAGTGTTTCTAAGTACAGCCACTTATTTCCTGCCTCATAGGTGGgataaaaacagccaaaatgtaatgttaagGGTTTTAACTTGATCAATATTACAGCTGTTTACTAATGTATTTCTTTTGGAACACTGACACGTTTaccctgatttaaaaaaaacaaacaggaagctGCAATTGTTGTTCTAAGGTTATCCATTGTCAAATTTCCAATGAAACACAATTTTTTGAGAACAGTAAAAGAGAGAAGTGTAATAAAAAGGCATTTACTTTCAGCaggctgacaaaaaaaaaaaacaacattgctAGTCTACACTAAGTTgatataagattttttttttttttttttacatttcagcaaagaaaaagaaaaaaaaaaatcaagcatAGTAAGATTCTAATCATACACAAACATTCAAGCATACATTTAAGAAATGCAGTTAGTGAACCTTTCCACAACAAAACTTAGTATTCATGCCATTGTATACTTGAACATTTAAAACATCCGTTAACGTAAAGTCACATTCCTCCAGAATATGAGACTTATGAGCACCTTCGAAAACCTACTTTTGTAAGTTAAGACAGAAACTGTcattggttaaaaaataaaaataaaatggaaccacaaaaagataataaatatgGACCAAAGatgtgaaaatatttttaaaaaacattgtgtttatgtaaataaaatgatcaGATTGAATTgtgagtgtgcatgtgtgtgactcACAGGAACACTCAAACAATATCTATATTTCTAGCACGTTACATAATCACACCTTCTGACAAAGTTATTAGACAACCTGCATCAAATAAAATGAGCCCTAACTGTTAAGCTCACTATTAGCACACGAAGCACAAATGTATTCCAATAAACTCCTGCATTCCTATTCGTGAACAGTCTATTCTCCATGAATGAGGAACAGACCAAGAGTGATTACAAAAATTGGCCACGGTGaacatttttctatattttagtGATGGCATTTCCTTTTCCAAGTAATAGTGGCCTGATGAGTAGGATGCATCAAAGCCCACAATGGTATGAAAATGAATATGTCCTCAGTCTAATTATGTTCCAATGACCAAAATAGGAAGCCTTGCTaaatcaatttatgtttatggGGTCCACATCAAGGTTAAAATGTTCACATATCCCCCATTATTAGTGATTTTTAATATAacaattgggttttttttttctggaataaATTAtatagaaatggaaaaaaatatattttgctggacaatgaagcctaacaagacaCTATTGACACAAGCTTGATTAGCATGATAAATTAATGATCTAGCAGTACttgtgtttttcaggaaaacaacaaaataatgcacagtttctgttattattggtgttttttttgtttttttccacaggCTTGGTGGACCCCATAATTCTTTGCCaggttatatttttttttggtattagAAGAAATTTAGAGTGGGGACagaaagattttaaaaattacattattttatgtGGGTTTTGATGGTTCCAATTCTATCACTGTTTATCGGGTCCACCAAGccagtgaaaaaaataattaaagaacaCCAATATtaacagaaaatataaattattttgttgttttcctgaaaaaacataagaaaacaGAAATGACAAATTACTGCTAGCTCATCAATTCATCATGttaattgtgtaaatgtgtcaaTAGTGCCTTATTAGGATTCATATTATAtagttttttacatttctatataATTTATTCCAGCAACAAAATAACCCAAATGCtagattaaatgtaaaaattgctCATAATGGGGTATATGTAAACATTTCAACCTTGATGTGGACCCcataaatataaattgatttaACGAATGTTAAGCAAGGTTTCCTATTTTGGTCATTGGAACATAATTAGACTGGGGACAgattgattttaaaacattgtgGGGTTTGATGCACCCTACTGATGAGTCATCTAACAAGCAGCCAATGAGGTTTGAGAAAGCCGAGGTGGTTTCAGTGTCAGTCTCTCAGTAGTAGGTAGTCTTTGACAGTCTCTGGTAAAGGAAGCTCTTTAACGGCAGTAGGTAGGAACTGCACTCCGAGGCTCTGTCGCACAGCGCAGCGAGCTAGGCTACGGAGAGTAGGGGCCTGAGCGACCATGTCGGTCAGCCTGGCCAACAGTTGAGGATCTTTGCTCAGCTCCCTGGGGAGAGTGCCGTCGGCGCGGCGGATCTCAAAACGCCCCGCTGCTTGACACAGCAGCTCCAAgcactcctcctcctgctccgtGCCCAGGCCCCGGGCCAACAGGGCCACCAGTCGGGAGATAGGGGTCTGACCCTTCATGTTGGTCACGTGAACCTGAGCTCCGTAGTCTAACAGCACTTTGACACTCTCCAGGTTCCCCTTCATGGCCGCCCAGCTCAAAGGTGTGTCATTGTTGTAGTCCCGTGCGTTGGGACAGGCCCCGCTCTCCAGCAGAGCCCTCACACACTCTGGGTTGTCTTTGAACGCGGCCCAGTGTAACGGGGTGTCCTTGTTGCCATCCAGGGCGTTCGGCTGGGCCCCGTACTCAAGTAGCAGCTCCACACAGCTCTCATCTTTCTCTGCCGCATAGTGCAGAGCTGTACGGTTATAGCCGTCCAAAGCATTCACCTGGGgattcaaaataaatatatcaataaatcaGTGTAACTCAACAGTTTTATGCAGgatgaccatattttgatttaaaaaaaaaaaaagaggacacgTGGGCTGACCTCGACATACTCATGTccttaaagttttaaaaattaaatttgctctttaaaaaaaaatctgaaatcagtCGTGACTCAAATCATTCAGCattattatgcattttaacatctgctcttcaaaaatctcataaaaaccttcttaaaatctctaaATCCTTGAAACAATATGAGAAACATTGCCTCCTAAAATTAAAATTCCTCGGtctgacatttgaaaaatcctcaaaatattaactgtcacaaaaaataatttacattgatttattgtgaccaagctaagcacttcagtgaatttacagttggaaatggttcatccattacatttataataccggtaggggaataaaacattattaaatatgattactcaCCTGTTTATGCATAGAATTTTATTAGGTAGTAGtttctgtgataaacacaaagataaaaaatgttgCTACTAATCTAAAGCTGATTGAATGTCACCTTACAGCAAGGTATCAATGGTCCGCCTCCTTCCCTTCCTTAAAATCAGTCCACGACAaaaaaatttttcaaaattttcaaaaatactgttttttcaCCAAACATTGCCTAGAATCCCCATattagtaccaatgttttgATTCATGAATTGTTGCTGGCTTATGAATTCAGATTCACACCCACATAAAATATCAGAGtccaaaaatagttttttttaaaaatgccattttttcgCCAAAAATGACCAGATTGGAACATTTTTAGCACTAATTTAAAGCTGTGAGTGAACGTCACCTTACAGCAAAGTATCAACggtccacctcctttccttctttaaaatcagtccatgaaaaGGTTTGTTCGAAATCctcaaaaatgctgttttttcgCCAAAAATCGAGttaccagatttttttttcattacctgGAATCCCCCCATTAGTACCACTGTTTTGGTGTTAGAATGGTTGATGGGTATTGCATTAAAAGATCTAcaccactctacacacacagacagacggacgACGAACTGATGACAAAACCCTTCAGCCGAGGGTAATAAAAACTCAAGGCTcacagaacagtaaataatcagtaaatatacacttcaatcaATAACCTTTTAATCactttctcttttcctcgtgtgtgatgattttgtcaaaacaaagcagcaacttTAATGATTCGGCACCTgtaaaaaaattaccaaaatgaTCCATATTGGCTTTAAAAATCACCTCagtagctttcagaaactggtgaaaTTTCTCAGACAGAGCAAATATTAGTAGCGTTATGGTCTTAAAATAATGTGTTCTACGAGACGCTTTTAAATTCCCTGGGAAACCAGGaccattttattaatttgtaaAACATCCCCGGACAAGACATGAAAAGAAGACATGTCATATGGTCACCCTATTTCATATCAACAATGTCTGCACAGTATAATATATACCGTACTTCAAATCACGAGCCATGCAAGGAGAGAACATTTCCATGTGCCTACAGTATTTGTTAGACTCTAGTGATGGTGGCAAAGTTGTATTTCCCTGTCTTTGGCTATGAACATAATGGTGATTGATAATGACAGACTAAGCTCTATTGTTGCAGTCATTTATTCTAttgcctaggttcccaaagtggggtatgcaaattgtcataggaggtacgtgaataaaaatgtaaaacagcatgacaACATTCAAAACTAGACTATAAATCAACCaacagtcaggagcctccatgcattgccacaaattacccCTAATGCAGCCTCAGACAGAGAAACAAACTCATCAAAAAGGCACAAATATGAAATttagccaaacattgcagagttctgtacatcctctcaacctcaacCTTCCCAATAAATTTAgagtgagttgtatttcacagtttcagggtgagaaatatgttgtattactgctatatattcaattaacaaatgTTTGGTTGATTCATTTTCCAAAACTGAAAATGCTTCATTAAATGAAGCTAACgtgtgataattctgaataagatgtttcttgtgtgcttacagattattatcctttttcattatataccattcctcaacaggataggtaaaattaaGAGACAAATTTTACTGTAGGGCCACATTGTATATgccattacattattatgttttttgagtgtGCAGCAGTTGGGGGTACGTGGCTTCAGG
This portion of the Gouania willdenowi chromosome 7, fGouWil2.1, whole genome shotgun sequence genome encodes:
- the asb8 gene encoding ankyrin repeat and SOCS box protein 8, translating into MSSTMWYIMQSIQSKYSLSERLIRTIAAIRSFPHDNVEDLIRKGADVNRMHGTLKPLHCACMVADTDCVELLLEKGAEVNALDGYNRTALHYAAEKDESCVELLLEYGAQPNALDGNKDTPLHWAAFKDNPECVRALLESGACPNARDYNNDTPLSWAAMKGNLESVKVLLDYGAQVHVTNMKGQTPISRLVALLARGLGTEQEEECLELLCQAAGRFEIRRADGTLPRELSKDPQLLARLTDMVAQAPTLRSLARCAVRQSLGVQFLPTAVKELPLPETVKDYLLLRD